The following coding sequences lie in one Streptomyces albofaciens JCM 4342 genomic window:
- a CDS encoding carboxymuconolactone decarboxylase family protein: MDARLNLFGSPTAGKFLKHVVSAGQVVTDSSLPAATQELVKIRASQINGCGFCTDMHTKEAVAAGETAVRLSLVAVWREATVFTEAERAALELTEQGTRIADAAGGVPDEVWANAAKHYDEEQLAALVSLIALINAFNRMNVIVQQPAGDYRPGQFK, from the coding sequence ATGGATGCCCGTCTCAACCTCTTCGGCAGCCCGACCGCCGGCAAGTTCCTCAAGCACGTCGTCTCGGCGGGGCAGGTCGTCACGGACTCGTCGCTGCCCGCCGCGACGCAGGAGCTGGTGAAGATCCGCGCGAGCCAGATCAACGGGTGCGGCTTCTGCACGGACATGCACACCAAGGAGGCCGTCGCCGCCGGTGAGACGGCGGTACGTCTGAGCCTGGTCGCGGTATGGCGGGAGGCCACGGTCTTCACCGAGGCCGAGCGCGCCGCGCTGGAGCTGACGGAGCAGGGCACCCGGATCGCGGACGCGGCCGGCGGGGTCCCGGACGAGGTCTGGGCGAACGCCGCCAAGCACTACGACGAGGAGCAGCTCGCCGCGCTGGTGTCCCTGATCGCCCTGATCAACGCCTTCAACCGGATGAACGTGATCGTCCAGCAGCCCGCGGGCGACTACCGGCCCGGGCAGTTCAAGTAG